Below is a genomic region from Jiangella gansuensis DSM 44835.
GCCGGTCGCCGTCCCCGGCGCCGGGGCAGGTGGCCCCGTCCCGGCGCCGGGCCTTCTGGATCGCCGCCCTCGTCGCTCTGGTGGCCCTGAACATCGTGCTGGCGACGCTGGTGCTGTCCGGAGGTGGCGACGACGACGACCCGTTGGCCTCGCGGGTGGCTGAGCTTGAAGCCGAGGAGGAAGCCCGCAACGCCGAGGTCGTCACCGAGCTCACCCAGCAGGCCACCGCGGCGCACCACGCGCTGTTGTCGCTGATGGAGGGCATGCACGGCGTGCTGCCGGCCGAAGGAGCCCCGTCGGCGACCCCGGCCACGGCCACCGACATCGCCGGCTGGCGGGCCGCCGTCGACGAAGCCACCGCCACGTTCGGTGAGCCGCCGTCGGCGTCCACCGAGGTCAACGTCACGCGCAACGGTCTCGTGCTCGCCGTCGACCTGCTCCGGTCGGCGGTGACGGCGTACGAGTCCGCGGTGGCGACGCCCGCGGGGGACCAGCAGGACACGCTGCTCACCCTGGCGTCGGACCTGCGCACCCAGGCCGTCGGCGCCTGGGCGGTGGCAGCGACCCAACTCGACGTGCTGAACATCGACGCGGGCAACGGTCACGTCCACATCAATCTGCCGATCCGCCCCGGCGAGGAGACCGACCCGCACAGCCTCGACGTCCCCAGCACCACCGAGGGCGACGTCGCCGAAGGAGGCGCCCACGGTTCCCACCACCAGTGACCGCCAACCGCCCCGAAATGATCACGTGGCGTTGGGGTGTTCACCCTCCACCACCCATGCTTGCCTGGGGAACCGGGAGCAATCATGGTGATGGCTCGCTCACTCATTTGCGTGTCGCATGCGGAACTTTCGATGCGGCGCGGCGAAAGCATGGCACGATGGGCGCATGGCGCATACGCTCGCCGGCCGGCCGGAGACGGCGACCCAGGCGAAAGTCCTGAAGCTCCTGCGTGACGAGGGGCCGCTGTCGCGGGTCGAACTCGCCGACCGCCTCGGTGTCTCACGCACCACGATGGCCAGCGAAGTGGGCCGGCTGACCGAGCTCGCCCTGGCCGAGGGGGCCGGCCCGGCGGCCTCGCGTGGCGGCCGTCGCTCCACGCTCGTCGACCTCTCCTCCGACGTGCGCTTCGTCGGCATCGCCATCGGCGCGACGACGGTGTCGGTGGCGGTCACGGACGGCCGGCTGGCAGTGCTCGGCCAGCGCTCTGTCGACATGGACGTGCGGCAGGGGCCGGAGCCGGTGCTGGCTCGCGCCCTGGAGCTGACCCACAAGGTGCTGGCGGAGCAGGGCGTGACCCGGCCAGTGGGCGTAGGCGTCGGGGTGCCCGGGCCGGTGGACTTCCACGGCGGCATGCCGGTCTCACCGCCCATCATGCCCGGCTGGGACGGCTACCCGGTGCGCGACGCACTCGCCCGTGAACTGGGCTGCCCGGTGCTGCTGGACAACGACGTGAACGTGATGGCGCTGGGCGAGCAGCACTCCGGCGTCGCCAAGGCCGCCCGCGACTTCCTGTTCGTCAAGATCGGCACCGGGATCGGCTGCGGCATCGTCGTCGACGGCCAGTTGTACCGGGGCGTCGACGGCTGTGCCGGCGACATCGGGCACATCCGGGTCGAGGAGTTCGGCCCCACCTGCGCATGCGGCAACACCGGCTGCCTCGAGGCGTTCTTCGGCGGGGCCGCGATGGCCCGCGACGCGCTCGCGGCGGCCCGCGGCGGCCGGTCGCCGGCCCTCGCGGCCATACTGTCCGAGAAAGGCGAGCTGACCGGCGCCGACGTCGCCTCCGCCGTGGCCATGGGCGACCCGTACACCGTCCAGATGATCCGCGACGGCGGCCACCGCGTCGGCTGGGTCCTCGCCAGCCTGGTCTCGTTCTTCAACCCTGGCCTGATCGTCATCGGCGGACGGGTCGCCCGGCTCGGCCATCCGCTGCTGGCCGAGATCCGCGGCGTCGTGTACCGGCGCTCGCTGCCGCTGGCCACCGGCAACCTTCCGGTCGTCCTCAGCGAGATGGGCGACGACGCCGGCGTGGTCGGCGCCGCGGCACTGATCAGCGACGCGATCTTCGCCGCGCCCTGACGGCGTCTGCGCCGGGGCGTGGCCACCCCAGGCGTCCTCCCGGTGCCCCAGGCAAGCATCCCTGGTGAAGGGTGAGCACCCATGGTGGACGTGATCATTTGGGGCTTGGTCGCGGGCGACAAAGCGCGTTACTTACACCGTCAAGTTTCGAAAGTTTGACGGGAACTGTTGACCTTTGTTTCGTTTGAGGTCTAGCTTGCGTGATCAACGGCTGGCATCTTCCGGCCGCGATCTTCCTGCGCGTCGAACGGATCCGTGCCCGGAAAGGGGGGTGGCACGGCACGGCCTTCTGATCCCGCGCCCCCGTCATGTCCGCCGTAGCGGTCGATCGGCTCAATGAGGAGAACGACATGGCACGTCCCGAGATCAACAGGCGGCAGTTCCTGAGCGCCGTCGCCGGCACCACGATGGCGGTCACGGCCGCGGGCCTCGCGGCACCGGCGGTGGCCGGCGCGGCGAAGGGCATGCTCGTCCCGCCCGGCAAGATCGGTATCCAGCTGTTCACCATCCGCAACCTCGTCTCCTCCCTCGGCTTCCGGGTGGTCTTCGAGGAACTGGCCCGCATCGGCTACAAGAACATCGAGTTCGCCGGCTACACGTCGCCGGCCGAGCCGGGCATCACCGTGCAGCAGATCCGGCAGCTGCTCGACGACAACGGCCTCACCCCCATCGGCAGCCACGTCGGCCTGAACGCGTTCCGCAACAACCTGCAGCAGGAGTTGGACCGGGCGGAGATCCTCGGCCTGCCGTTCATCGGCACCGCGAACGAGCCGGTCAGCGCCGCGAACCGCACCGTCGCCGGCTACCAGGCCGCGGCCGCGGAGTTCAACGCGTTCGGCGCCGCCGCGCAGGCCCGCGGGATCCGCTGGTACCACCACAACCACCAGAACGAGTTCAGGTTCGCGAACGACGATCCGAACACGCGCCTCTACGACGTGCTGCTCGCGGAGACCGACCCGAAGCTGGTCTTCCTCGAGATGGACATCTACTGGGCCTACGTGGGCCAGCACATCGCGCCCGGCTTCGACCCGATCGACTACGTCGTCGACAACCGCCTGCGGTACCCGCTGTTCCATGCCAAGGACGGCCGGGAGTCGGCGTCCGCCAACGGCTACGACATCGTCGAGTTCGGTGCCGGGAGCATCGACTTCCAGCGCTTCTACAGCGCGATCGGGTCGCGCGGCCGGCACTACTCGCTGTGGGAGCAGGACAACGCGCCGAACACGCCGGCCGAGGCCGGCGGTGCGCTGGGCGCAGCGGAGCGCAGCTACGACGCTATCTACAGCCTTCGCGGCTGACCCGGCCGACACGAGAGGACGACGCGATGCGCCGTTTCGCCAGTATCGCCCTGGCCGCCCTGATGCCGGCCGCCGTGCTCGCCGCGGCCCTGCCCGCCAGCCTGTCCGCGTCAGCGCACCCCGGCCACGAGCACAGCGAAGCCGAGGAGACCGCCCGCGACTGGAACAACTACGAGAAGATCCTGCTCAGCAAGAACACCGGTGAACCGATCGATTTGGCGGTGCTGCCGGACTCCCGGGTGCTGCACACCGCCCGCAACGGTGACGTCCGGCTGACCGACCCCGCCACCGGCATCACCAGACTCATCAACACGATCGACGTCTATGCCAACTCCGAGGACGGTCTGCAGACCATCGCGATCGACCCGGACTTCGAGACCAACCAGTGGGTGTACCTCTTCTACGCACCTCGCGTCATGGAGGCGCCGTACCCGGAGACCACGCCGGCGGGCAACGCGCCGAACTCGCTGCCGGCCGGTGAGACCGACGCGTACTGGGACCGGTGGAAGGGCTACAACGTCCTCGCCCGCTTCAAGTGGGACGAGGCGACCGACTCGCTCGACCTGGCGACGAAGCAGGAGATCATCAAGGTCGAGGTGCAGCGTGGGCAGTGCTGCCACGTCGCCGGTGACCTCGCCTGGGACGCCGACGGCAATCTCTACATCTCCACCGGCGACAACACGCCGGCCGGCACCCCCGGTGCCAACGGCTATGCGCCCAACAACGACGCGCCGGGCATGAACCCGGGCTTCGACGCGCGCCGCGGCCCGGGCAACACCAACGACCTGCGCGGGAAGATCCTGCGGATCAACGTCGGCGAGGACGGGTCCTACACCGTCCCGGAGGGCAACCTGTTCGCGCCCGGCACGGAAGGCACCCGGCCGGAGATCTTCGTCATGGGTGTACGCAACCCGTTCCGCATCGACTACGACGTCGAGACCGGCTCGCTGGTCTGGGGCGACTACGGCCCGGACGCCGGCCAGCCGAACCCCGACCGCGGCCCGATGGGCTACGTCGAATGGCAGACCACCGGCGAGCCGATCAACGCCGGCTGGCCGTACTGCCACGGCCCGAACGCCAACTACAACGAGTGGGACTTCGCGACGGCGACGCCCGGCGCGTGGTTCGACTGCGACGCCGGCGCGGAGAACAACTCCCGCTGGAACACCGGCCTCGACGTGGTCCCACCGGCCACCGCGCCGCACCTGTACTACGGCGACAACGCCAGCCACCAGCCGTGGCCGGAGCTGACCGATCTCGGCGGCGGCGGCCAGGGCCCGATGGGCGGCCCGGTGTACCGCTACGACGCGGACAACCCGTCGCCGTCGAAGTTCCCGGAGCACTGGGACGGCAAGGCGTTCTTCGCGGAGTTCTCGCAGGACTACGTGGCAGCGTTCACGCTCGACCTGGCCACGAGCGGCCCGGTCACCGAGATCGTGGACTTCCTGCCGAACGCGCACCTGAACCACGTCGCCCAGCCGATCTGGGACAACGTCATGGACATGGAGTTCGGCCCGGACGGCTCGATGTACGTACTGGAGTACGGCGACGGCTTCTTCCGGCAGAACCCCGACGCCGGCCTGTACCGGGTCGACTATGCCGAGGGCAACAAGAGCCCGCAGGCGCGGTTCACGGCCGACCCCATCTCCAGCAGCGACGCGCCGCTGACGGTGCAGTTCGACGCGTCGGCGTCGTCCGATCCGGAGGGCGCGACGCTGACCTACGACTGGGACTTCGACGGTGACGGCTCGTTCGACGCCAGCGGTGTCACGGCCAGCCACACCTACACCGAGCTCGGTCAGTACAACGCGGCGCTGCGGGTCACCGACCCGTCCGGCAAGTTCGGCGTGCGCTCGACGCAGATCACGGTCGGCAACGTCGCACCCACGGTCACGCTGGACACCCCGGACGGCGGGTTCTTCGACTGGGGCCAGGCGGTGCCGGTGACAGTCTCCGTCGAGGACCCGGAGGACGGGAACACGCCGGTCTGCTCGCGGGTGCAGTGGGAGTTCGGGCTCGGGCACGACGAGCACGCGCATCCGCTGAGCTCGGGCTCGGGGAACTGCACGTTCGGCGTCCCGACGCCCGCCGATGCTCCGGAGCACGGTGAGACGGAGAACATCTACGGCGGGCTGGTCGTCGGCTACACCGACAACGGCCACCTCGGCGTGCCGCCGGCCCGGGGGGAGGCGTCGATCCTGCTGAACCCGAAGACGCAGCAGGCGGAGTGGTTCGACGACGCCGAGGGCGTCGAGATCGTCGACGACCCGGACGCCAACGGCCTGCGCAAGGTGACGTCGTTCGACGCCCGGGACTGGATCGCCTTCGACCCGGTCAACCTGGTGAACATCGACAGCATCGTGGCCCGCGCGTGGGGCCGGGGCACGCTGCACCTGCGGTGGGACGACCCGAAGGCGACGCCGTTCGCCACGTTCTCGTTCCGCAATCGCACCGGCTGGTTCGAGATCGAGCAGGCTCTCACCGACGCCCCGGAAGGCACCGGCCGGCTGTACCTCACGTCCACCAGCGGCTTCGACCTCGACGAGCTGCGGTTCGTCGGCGACGGCGTGGCCGACGTCACGGCACCGACGGTGAGCCACACGCTCAACCCGGCGGCACCGACCGGCGCCAACGGCTGGTACACCGGCAACGTGTCGGTCGCCGTCAACGCCACTGACAACGGCACTGTCGCCAGCCGGCAGCGTTCCACCGACGGCGGGGTCACCTGGGCCAACGCCAACAACCCGCTGACGGTCAGCGCCGAGGGCACCACCACGGTGCACTACCGGGCGACCGACAACGGTGGCAACGTGTCCGAGGTCGGCTCCGTCGCCGTCAAGATCGACAAAACCCCGCCGGCGGCGTCCGTCGGCGGCGTCGACGACGGGTCCAGCCATGCGGCCAGCGGCACGCTGACGCCGTCGTTCACCGGGACCGACGCGGTCTCCGGGATCGCCTCGGTGACCGGCACCCTGGACGGTGACCCGGTGGAGTCCGGCGCCGTCGTGGAGCTGTGGACGCTCGAGGTCGGCTCACACGAGCTGGTCGCGAGCGCCACGGACAACGCCGGGCATCACGGCAGCGCGACGGCGACGTTCACGGTGACGACGTCGCTGGCCGACCTGGCGGCGATCGTCGGCCACTACAGGCAGGCCGGGGTGCTGACGACGGCGGGGGACAGCCGGCTGCGGCTGCACCTGGACGCCGCCATCCGGCACGCCGGCGCGGGCCGCACGGACAGCGCTGTGCGGTCGCTGGCGCAGTTCGCCTCGACGGCTGCCAGCGCCACGTTCGTCACTGACCCGGCGGCGCGGGAGGTGCTCGGCTATCACACCGGTGTGGTGACCGACCAGCTCTCCGGCTGACAGCCTCGTCGGCCCAGTCCCGAAGTTGATCTTGGAGTAATGACATCAACCCGGACCCATATGTCCGATAGATGCCGCGCTTACTCCAAGATCAACTTCGGGGGCGAGGGCCGGCGGCGCCTTTTGCCGCTCAGTGGCCTGGATTACACCGTTGGTGGCGAAAGAGTTTCAAACGTCTTGACATAGAGGAAATGTGACGTTTATCTGAGGCCTTCCGAACTCGATCGGAGGGCAGCATGCGCAGAGCCGTAGGGATGACAGCCGGCGCGCTGGTCGCGTCCGTGCTCGTCGCCACGCCCGGAGCCGCGGCGCCGGGCACCGGTGGGACACCGGCATCGGAGCCACCGCCTGACTCCGCGTTCCAGAAGGTCACGCTCAACGACTCACCCGGCGAACCGATGGACCTCGCGGTCCTGCCGGACGGCCGGGTACTGCACACCACCCGGTTCGGCGAGGTGTGGCTGCACGACCCCGACACCCGGCTGAACACGCTGGCCGCGGAGCTCGACGTCTACGAGCACGACGAGGAGGGCTTGCAGAGCGTCGCCGTCGACCCCGGCTTCGGCACGGACAACCAGTGGGTCTACCTGTACTACTCGCCGCCACTGGACACCCCTGTCGACGACCCGAGCACCCCGGACGTCAACGAGGGCGACGCGCCGCTCTTCGGCGACCCAGCCGACTTCGAGCCGTTCGAAGGCGTGATCCGGCTGTCCCGGTTCGAGCTGGACGGCGACGAGCTCGACCTGGCAAGCGAGCAGGAGATCATCGACGTCCCGGTCGACCGCGGCATCTGCTGCCACGTCGGCGGCGACATCGTGTTCGACGACGCCGGCAACCTGTACCTCGGCACCGGCGACGACACCAACCCGTTCGAGTCCGACGGCTTCACCCCGATCGACGAGCGGCCCGACCGCAACCCCGCATTCGACGCCCAGCGCACCTCGGCCAACACCAACGACCTGCGCGGCAAGGTGCTGCGAATCACCGTCCAGGACGACGGCACGTACACCGTCCCCGACGGCAACCTGTTCGAGCCGGGCACCGAGGGAACCCGCCCGGAGATCTACGCCATGGGCTTGCGCAACCCGTTCCGGATCGAGATCGACCCGGGCACCGGCGACGTGTACGTGGGTGACTACTCACCCGACGCCGACACCGCCGACCCCGAGCGTGGCCCGGCCGGAGTCGGCAAGTGGACCGTCGTGCGGGAGCCGGCCAACTACGGCTGGCCGTACTGCGCCACGGCGGAGCTGCCCTACGTCGACTACGACTTCGCTACCGAGGCCTCCGGTGAGCCGTTCGACTGCGCCGCCCCGGTCAACGAGTCGCCGCACAACACCGGCCTGACCGAGCTGCCGGCGGTGACCCAGCCGGACGTCTGGTACTCCTACGGCCAGTCCGCGGAGTTCCCCGAACTGGGCACCGGCGGCATCGGCCCGATGGCCGGCCCGGTGTACGACTTCGACCCGCGCACCACGCGCGGCCGGGCGCCGGTGGCGTGGCCGGAGTACTACGACGGCGTGCGGTTGTTCTACGAGTGGACCCGCGACTACATCAAGGGCTTCCGCCTCGACGACGCCGGTCGGCTGGCATCCATCGAGGACGTCGTGTCCTCGGTCGTCACCGACAACCCAATGGACATGGAGTTCGGCCCGGACGGCGCGCTCTACGTCCTGGAGTACGGCGACGGCTTCTTCGCCGAGAACCCGGAGGCGCAGCTCGCCCGGATCGACTACATCGGCACGGACGGCAACCACACCCCGGTCCCGGTGGCGACGGCCGACGTCACCAACGGCGAGGCGCCGCTGACGGTCCAGTTCAGCAGTGAAGGCACCGCCGACGCCGACGGTGACCGGATGCGCTACGAGTGGGACTTCGACGCTGACGGCAGGGTCGACTCGCGCCTGCGGAACCCGTCGTTCACCTACGAGGAGAACGGCCTGTACCGAGCCACCCTCAAGGTCACCGACCTCGGCGGCCCGCACCGCGGCAAGACCGCGTCGGCGGAGGTCGAGATCGTGGTCGGCAACGTCGCGCCGGTGGTCGAGTTCGTCACCCCGTCCGACGGCGACACGTTCTCCTTCGGCGACGTCGTCGCGTTCGAGGTGCGGGTGACAGACGACCAGCCGGTCGACTGCTCCCGGGTGCAGGTGACCTACATCGTCGGCCACGACGACCACGGTCACCCGCAGACCACGGCGGCGGGCTGCACGGGCACCATCCAGACGACGCTGCCCGGCGGCCACGGCCCGGGGGACAACCTGCGCGGCGTCTTCAATGCCGCTTACACCGACCCAGGCGGTGACGGCCTGCCGCCGCTGTCCGGGAGCGCGGAGGTGGTGCTGGAGCCGGTCGGCTGACGCACGTTGATCATCAAGGGTTGACCCGGTCATGGCCGGGTCAACCCTTGACGATCAAGGGGTGGGGGCCGACGGCCAGGCGCGGGCGTTCGCGGCGAACTCCTCCGGGTCGCTGTGCACCGGGATGACGCAGAGCAGGTGCCCGCCCGGCGCCCGCAGCGTGTGGCAACCTTGCCAGCTCGCCACCTCCACGGCACCGAGCCCGGCCAGCCGGGAAACCTCGGCGGCGACCTCGTCGGTCTCGATGTCCAGGTGGTAGCGGGGCGCGTCGTCCACTGACTGCACCGCGGTCACCAGGCCGGGGATGGCGTCCTCGAGCACGGTGAACTGCGGCTCGCCGGGAGGGCTGTGGGTGGCGACACCCAGTGCGCCGGCCCAGAACCCGGTGGTGGCGGGCGCGTCCTCGCGGGGCACGTCGATGAGCAGGGTCGAGATCCGGCTGCGATGCATCGCCGCATCGTACTGAGAGGCGCTGACGCAGCTCACTTTGTCCAACTGGATGCGTAAGTAGCGCCGATGCCGGTTGGTCAGCGATCCCGCTCGGCAGGGTTTTGCGTGGTGCGTGGCCGAACTGTGACCTGGCGCCGGTGTCGCGTCATGTGCGCGGCGTGCCAGCCGGCCGCACCGCGCTGCGCCGCAGATGGGAAGCCGTTTCGGGGGCTATCGCCAGAATCGTCCGGCCATCCTGGCGCGACCCGCGAGGCATGGAGCCGCCTGACCGTCATCGTTGCGTCACCGCAAGAAACTCCGTCGTAACCCTTGACCGCCAGGCAGGCGGCTTCCTAGTTTGTTGTCTCATCCGACGAACACCGGTGATGCACGTCACGTGAGTTCACGGATTCTCAGCGCGGGCCGAGCCGACGAGAGGAGGCTGTCCATGAACGACGGGCTGCTTCCCGATCGCGGGCTCACTCCGGCCGACCAGGTCTTCCTGCGCCGGCACAACCTCGCCATGGTGTTGCGCGACCTGCGCGACGCCGGTCCGCGCTCGCGGGCGCGCATCGCCGCCGACACCGGCCTGAACAAGGCGACCGTCTCGAGCCTGGTGGCCGAGCTCGCCGAGCTGGGCCTGGTGCGCGACGGCGACGTCGAGCGCGTGGGCGGGGTGGGCCGGCCCGGCCAGACGGTCGAGATCGACGGCCGGGTCTGCGGGCTGGGCGCCGAGATCAACGTCGACTATGTCGCGGTCCTGGTGCTCGACCTGCGCGGCGAGCAGGTCCTCTACGAGCGCACCCCCCTCGACGTGCCGCGGCTCGGAGTGGAGAAGACGCTCGACGAGCTGGCCGCGGCCATCGCCGCCGCGGCCGGGAGGGCCCGGGAGCTCGGGCACGACATCGCGGGCATCACCGTCGGCATTCCCGGCATGGTGGAGACCGCCCCCGGGGTGTTGCGCCACGCGCCCAACGTCGGCTGGCGCGAGGTGCGCGTCGCCGACGAGCTGGCCACCCGGTTCGGCGGACCCGGCATCCCGATCCGGGTCGACAACGACGCCAACCTCAGCGCCCTGGCCGAATACACGATGGGAGCGTCGGCCGGCACCCCCGACCTCGTCTACGTCACCGGCGAGACCGGCGTCGGTGGCGGCGTCATCTCCGACGGTGTCCTGCTGCGCGGTACCGAAGGCTACGGCGGCGAGATCGGACACATGCCGATCGGCGACCCAGCGCATCCCTGCGGCTGCGGGAAGCTCGGCTGCTGGGAGACCTCGGTCGGGCTCGCGGCGCTGCTGCGGGAGGTGGCCGATCCCGCCGACTCGGTCACGGACCCGTCGGTGGACCTGGAAGTACGGCTGACGGAGATCCGCCGCCGCGCCTCCCTGGGCGACGGGCGCACGCTGCGCGGCCTGCAGGCCGTCGGCACCAGCCTCGGCCTGGGCGCGGCGATCCTGGTCAACCTGTTCAACCCGCGGGTCATCGCGCTCGGCGGCTACTTCGCGGTGCTGGGCGAGTTCCTGCTGCCGGCCATGGAGGCCGAGCTGGACAAGCGGGTGGTCGCGCCGGCGCGGGGCGGCTGCCGCATCGAGCTGTCGGCGCTCGGCTTCACCGCCGCCTGCCGCGGCGGAGCGCACGTCGCGCTGGAGGCGGTGCTCACCGATCCGGCGTCCGTGACGCTCTCCGCCGCCGACGCCGCCGCCGATGCCGCCGCCGTCCGGGCCAGCGGTCAGAACCGCGGCTCGACGGAACCGGCCGACCCCATTCCCAGCCAGCTACCGGGAGGTATGGCGTGAGCGACCCGTTGCTCCGGATGCACGGCATCGTCAAGGTCTTCCCCGGCGTCCGCGCCCTGGACGGCGTCGACCTCGAGGTCCGCCCCGGCGAGGTGCACTGCCTGCTGGGCCAGAACGGCGCCGGCAAATCCACCCTGATCAAGGTGCTGTCCGGCGCTCACCAGCCGGACGAAGGTCAGATCACCTGGCAGGG
It encodes:
- a CDS encoding sugar phosphate isomerase/epimerase family protein, translated to MARPEINRRQFLSAVAGTTMAVTAAGLAAPAVAGAAKGMLVPPGKIGIQLFTIRNLVSSLGFRVVFEELARIGYKNIEFAGYTSPAEPGITVQQIRQLLDDNGLTPIGSHVGLNAFRNNLQQELDRAEILGLPFIGTANEPVSAANRTVAGYQAAAAEFNAFGAAAQARGIRWYHHNHQNEFRFANDDPNTRLYDVLLAETDPKLVFLEMDIYWAYVGQHIAPGFDPIDYVVDNRLRYPLFHAKDGRESASANGYDIVEFGAGSIDFQRFYSAIGSRGRHYSLWEQDNAPNTPAEAGGALGAAERSYDAIYSLRG
- a CDS encoding VOC family protein; this encodes MHRSRISTLLIDVPREDAPATTGFWAGALGVATHSPPGEPQFTVLEDAIPGLVTAVQSVDDAPRYHLDIETDEVAAEVSRLAGLGAVEVASWQGCHTLRAPGGHLLCVIPVHSDPEEFAANARAWPSAPTP
- a CDS encoding ROK family transcriptional regulator, encoding MAHTLAGRPETATQAKVLKLLRDEGPLSRVELADRLGVSRTTMASEVGRLTELALAEGAGPAASRGGRRSTLVDLSSDVRFVGIAIGATTVSVAVTDGRLAVLGQRSVDMDVRQGPEPVLARALELTHKVLAEQGVTRPVGVGVGVPGPVDFHGGMPVSPPIMPGWDGYPVRDALARELGCPVLLDNDVNVMALGEQHSGVAKAARDFLFVKIGTGIGCGIVVDGQLYRGVDGCAGDIGHIRVEEFGPTCACGNTGCLEAFFGGAAMARDALAAARGGRSPALAAILSEKGELTGADVASAVAMGDPYTVQMIRDGGHRVGWVLASLVSFFNPGLIVIGGRVARLGHPLLAEIRGVVYRRSLPLATGNLPVVLSEMGDDAGVVGAAALISDAIFAAP
- a CDS encoding PQQ-dependent sugar dehydrogenase: MRRFASIALAALMPAAVLAAALPASLSASAHPGHEHSEAEETARDWNNYEKILLSKNTGEPIDLAVLPDSRVLHTARNGDVRLTDPATGITRLINTIDVYANSEDGLQTIAIDPDFETNQWVYLFYAPRVMEAPYPETTPAGNAPNSLPAGETDAYWDRWKGYNVLARFKWDEATDSLDLATKQEIIKVEVQRGQCCHVAGDLAWDADGNLYISTGDNTPAGTPGANGYAPNNDAPGMNPGFDARRGPGNTNDLRGKILRINVGEDGSYTVPEGNLFAPGTEGTRPEIFVMGVRNPFRIDYDVETGSLVWGDYGPDAGQPNPDRGPMGYVEWQTTGEPINAGWPYCHGPNANYNEWDFATATPGAWFDCDAGAENNSRWNTGLDVVPPATAPHLYYGDNASHQPWPELTDLGGGGQGPMGGPVYRYDADNPSPSKFPEHWDGKAFFAEFSQDYVAAFTLDLATSGPVTEIVDFLPNAHLNHVAQPIWDNVMDMEFGPDGSMYVLEYGDGFFRQNPDAGLYRVDYAEGNKSPQARFTADPISSSDAPLTVQFDASASSDPEGATLTYDWDFDGDGSFDASGVTASHTYTELGQYNAALRVTDPSGKFGVRSTQITVGNVAPTVTLDTPDGGFFDWGQAVPVTVSVEDPEDGNTPVCSRVQWEFGLGHDEHAHPLSSGSGNCTFGVPTPADAPEHGETENIYGGLVVGYTDNGHLGVPPARGEASILLNPKTQQAEWFDDAEGVEIVDDPDANGLRKVTSFDARDWIAFDPVNLVNIDSIVARAWGRGTLHLRWDDPKATPFATFSFRNRTGWFEIEQALTDAPEGTGRLYLTSTSGFDLDELRFVGDGVADVTAPTVSHTLNPAAPTGANGWYTGNVSVAVNATDNGTVASRQRSTDGGVTWANANNPLTVSAEGTTTVHYRATDNGGNVSEVGSVAVKIDKTPPAASVGGVDDGSSHAASGTLTPSFTGTDAVSGIASVTGTLDGDPVESGAVVELWTLEVGSHELVASATDNAGHHGSATATFTVTTSLADLAAIVGHYRQAGVLTTAGDSRLRLHLDAAIRHAGAGRTDSAVRSLAQFASTAASATFVTDPAAREVLGYHTGVVTDQLSG
- a CDS encoding PQQ-dependent sugar dehydrogenase, coding for MRRAVGMTAGALVASVLVATPGAAAPGTGGTPASEPPPDSAFQKVTLNDSPGEPMDLAVLPDGRVLHTTRFGEVWLHDPDTRLNTLAAELDVYEHDEEGLQSVAVDPGFGTDNQWVYLYYSPPLDTPVDDPSTPDVNEGDAPLFGDPADFEPFEGVIRLSRFELDGDELDLASEQEIIDVPVDRGICCHVGGDIVFDDAGNLYLGTGDDTNPFESDGFTPIDERPDRNPAFDAQRTSANTNDLRGKVLRITVQDDGTYTVPDGNLFEPGTEGTRPEIYAMGLRNPFRIEIDPGTGDVYVGDYSPDADTADPERGPAGVGKWTVVREPANYGWPYCATAELPYVDYDFATEASGEPFDCAAPVNESPHNTGLTELPAVTQPDVWYSYGQSAEFPELGTGGIGPMAGPVYDFDPRTTRGRAPVAWPEYYDGVRLFYEWTRDYIKGFRLDDAGRLASIEDVVSSVVTDNPMDMEFGPDGALYVLEYGDGFFAENPEAQLARIDYIGTDGNHTPVPVATADVTNGEAPLTVQFSSEGTADADGDRMRYEWDFDADGRVDSRLRNPSFTYEENGLYRATLKVTDLGGPHRGKTASAEVEIVVGNVAPVVEFVTPSDGDTFSFGDVVAFEVRVTDDQPVDCSRVQVTYIVGHDDHGHPQTTAAGCTGTIQTTLPGGHGPGDNLRGVFNAAYTDPGGDGLPPLSGSAEVVLEPVG
- a CDS encoding ROK family transcriptional regulator, whose translation is MNDGLLPDRGLTPADQVFLRRHNLAMVLRDLRDAGPRSRARIAADTGLNKATVSSLVAELAELGLVRDGDVERVGGVGRPGQTVEIDGRVCGLGAEINVDYVAVLVLDLRGEQVLYERTPLDVPRLGVEKTLDELAAAIAAAAGRARELGHDIAGITVGIPGMVETAPGVLRHAPNVGWREVRVADELATRFGGPGIPIRVDNDANLSALAEYTMGASAGTPDLVYVTGETGVGGGVISDGVLLRGTEGYGGEIGHMPIGDPAHPCGCGKLGCWETSVGLAALLREVADPADSVTDPSVDLEVRLTEIRRRASLGDGRTLRGLQAVGTSLGLGAAILVNLFNPRVIALGGYFAVLGEFLLPAMEAELDKRVVAPARGGCRIELSALGFTAACRGGAHVALEAVLTDPASVTLSAADAAADAAAVRASGQNRGSTEPADPIPSQLPGGMA